The Pseudarthrobacter sp. NS4 genome includes a window with the following:
- the typA gene encoding translational GTPase TypA, producing MSETTTNTAVATASRSDLRNVAIVAHVDHGKTTLVDAMLKQTNSFAEHNHLEDRVMDSGDLEREKGITILAKNTTVAYNGPSSNGETITINVIDTPGHADFGGEVERGLSMVDGVVLLVDASEGPLPQTRFVLRKALAAHLPVILLVNKTDRPDARIEEVVHESMDLLLGLASDLADEVPDLDLDKILNVPVVYAAAKVGRASLEQPADGSAPENENLEPLFQTIIEHIPAPTYNPNGVLQAHVTNLDASPFLGRLALLRIYNGTLRKGQTVAWARANGELKNVKITELLATKALDRVPAESAGPGEIVAVAGIEDITIGETLTDAENPQPLPLITVDDPAISMTIGINTSPLAGKVKGAKVTARQVKDRLDKELIGNVSIKVLPTERPDAWEVQGRGELALAILVEQMRREGFELTVGKPQVVTRTIDGKIHEPMEHMTIDVPEEYLGSVTQLMAARKGRMTNMANHGTGWCRMEFIVPARGLIGFRTKFLTDTRGAGIAASISEGYEPWAGPIEYRTNGSMIADRAGVVTPFAMINLQERGSFFVKPTSEVYEGMIVGENSRADDMDVNITKEKKLTNMRAASSDTFENLTPPRDLTLEESLEFAREDECVEVTPEAIRIRKVILDTNERAKANRARAKV from the coding sequence ATGTCTGAAACCACCACCAACACCGCGGTAGCCACTGCATCACGCAGTGACCTCCGCAACGTCGCGATCGTGGCCCACGTTGACCACGGCAAGACCACCCTGGTCGACGCCATGCTCAAGCAGACCAACTCCTTTGCCGAGCACAACCACCTCGAAGACCGCGTGATGGACTCGGGTGACCTGGAGCGCGAAAAGGGCATCACCATCCTTGCCAAGAACACCACGGTGGCCTACAACGGACCGTCCTCAAACGGCGAGACCATTACCATCAACGTCATCGACACCCCCGGCCACGCCGACTTCGGTGGCGAAGTGGAGCGCGGCCTGTCCATGGTGGACGGCGTTGTGCTGCTGGTTGACGCTTCCGAGGGCCCGCTGCCGCAGACCCGTTTTGTGCTGCGCAAGGCCCTGGCCGCGCACCTGCCCGTCATCCTGCTGGTCAACAAAACCGACCGCCCTGACGCCCGCATTGAAGAAGTTGTCCACGAATCCATGGACCTCCTCCTCGGCCTCGCCTCGGACCTTGCGGACGAGGTCCCCGACCTGGACCTGGACAAGATCCTCAATGTTCCCGTCGTCTACGCCGCAGCCAAGGTAGGCCGCGCCTCCCTGGAGCAGCCTGCTGACGGAAGCGCCCCGGAGAACGAGAACCTGGAACCGCTGTTCCAGACCATCATCGAGCACATCCCCGCGCCCACGTACAACCCGAACGGCGTCCTGCAGGCACACGTCACCAACCTGGATGCTTCCCCGTTCCTGGGCCGCCTCGCCCTGCTGCGTATCTACAACGGCACCCTGCGCAAGGGCCAGACCGTTGCCTGGGCGCGCGCCAACGGTGAGCTCAAGAACGTCAAGATCACCGAACTCCTGGCCACCAAGGCACTGGACCGCGTGCCTGCCGAGTCCGCCGGCCCCGGTGAGATCGTGGCTGTTGCCGGTATCGAGGACATCACCATCGGTGAGACCCTGACTGACGCCGAGAACCCGCAGCCGCTGCCGCTGATCACCGTGGACGATCCCGCGATCTCCATGACCATCGGTATCAACACGTCTCCGCTGGCCGGCAAGGTCAAGGGTGCCAAGGTCACCGCGCGCCAGGTGAAGGACCGCCTGGACAAGGAACTGATCGGTAACGTCTCCATCAAAGTCCTCCCCACGGAGCGCCCCGACGCCTGGGAAGTCCAGGGCCGTGGCGAGCTCGCGCTGGCCATCCTGGTTGAGCAGATGCGCCGCGAAGGCTTCGAGCTGACCGTCGGCAAGCCGCAGGTTGTCACCAGGACCATCGACGGCAAGATCCACGAGCCGATGGAACACATGACCATCGACGTCCCCGAGGAGTACCTCGGTTCTGTCACGCAGCTCATGGCCGCGCGTAAGGGCCGGATGACCAACATGGCCAACCACGGCACCGGCTGGTGCCGCATGGAGTTCATCGTTCCGGCCCGTGGCCTGATCGGTTTCCGCACCAAGTTCCTCACGGATACCCGCGGTGCAGGCATTGCAGCTTCCATTTCCGAAGGCTACGAGCCGTGGGCCGGCCCCATCGAGTACCGGACCAACGGCTCGATGATCGCTGACCGCGCCGGTGTGGTGACCCCGTTCGCCATGATCAACCTGCAGGAACGCGGCTCGTTCTTCGTCAAGCCCACGTCCGAGGTTTACGAGGGCATGATCGTGGGCGAAAATTCCCGCGCCGACGACATGGACGTCAACATCACCAAGGAAAAGAAGCTCACCAACATGCGTGCAGCCTCCTCCGACACCTTCGAGAACCTGACGCCGCCGCGCGACTTGACCCTCGAAGAGTCCCTGGAATTCGCCCGTGAGGACGAGTGCGTCGAGGTGACCCCGGAAGCCATCCGCATCCGCAAGGTCATCCTGGACACCAACGAGCGCGCCAAGGCCAACCGGGCCCGCGCAAAGGTCTAG
- a CDS encoding ABC transporter permease, with protein MVRFILRRLLQVIPVFIGTTLLVYYMVFALPGDPIAALFGDRQPPQAIIDTLRNQYHLDEPFWVQYGLFLKNLFTFNLGNDFTGQPIAASLARVFPVTAMLAIEALAIQAIFGVAFGVFAGLRRGGWFDSTVLVASLVVIAVPTFVLGFVFQLVFGVQLGWAKPTVGANADWGSLLLPAVVLGLVSFAYVLRLTRASVSENMNADYVRTATAKGLSRPRVVVAHILRNSLIPVVTYLGANLGGLMGGAIVTEGIFNVPGVGNKLYQAVLRSEGPTIVSIVSVLVLVFVVANLLVDLLYAWLDPRIRYDQ; from the coding sequence GTGGTCCGCTTTATTTTGCGCCGACTCCTGCAAGTGATCCCCGTCTTCATTGGCACCACGCTTTTGGTCTATTACATGGTGTTCGCCCTTCCCGGCGACCCCATCGCGGCGCTCTTCGGCGACCGGCAGCCCCCGCAGGCCATCATTGACACCCTGCGCAACCAGTACCACCTGGATGAGCCTTTCTGGGTCCAGTACGGCCTCTTCCTGAAAAACCTCTTCACCTTCAACCTCGGCAACGACTTCACCGGCCAGCCCATCGCGGCTAGCCTTGCCCGGGTCTTCCCGGTGACCGCCATGCTGGCCATCGAAGCCCTGGCCATCCAGGCAATCTTCGGTGTGGCCTTCGGCGTTTTCGCCGGCCTGCGCCGCGGTGGCTGGTTCGACTCCACGGTCCTGGTGGCCTCCCTGGTGGTCATCGCAGTTCCTACCTTCGTGTTGGGCTTCGTGTTCCAGCTGGTCTTCGGGGTACAACTCGGATGGGCCAAACCCACCGTGGGCGCCAACGCCGACTGGGGCAGCCTGCTGCTGCCCGCGGTGGTCCTGGGGCTGGTGTCCTTCGCGTACGTCCTTCGACTGACGCGCGCCTCAGTCAGCGAGAACATGAACGCCGACTACGTCCGGACCGCAACTGCCAAGGGCCTGTCCCGGCCGCGGGTAGTCGTGGCCCACATCCTGCGCAATTCCCTGATCCCTGTAGTGACCTACCTGGGCGCCAACCTTGGCGGTCTTATGGGCGGCGCAATCGTCACCGAAGGCATCTTCAACGTTCCGGGCGTCGGCAACAAGCTTTACCAGGCAGTCCTCCGCAGCGAAGGACCCACCATTGTCTCCATCGTCAGCGTGCTGGTGCTGGTGTTCGTGGTGGCCAACCTGCTCGTCGATCTCCTGTACGCCTGGCTTGACCCGAGGATCCGCTATGACCAGTAA
- a CDS encoding dipeptide ABC transporter ATP-binding protein: protein MTTPDVRIDEAGTKGTTPLLEIRDLAITFKSSGGEVHAVRDAHLTIMPGETVAIVGESGSGKSTTALAAIGLLPNNGRVSGGQILLDGEDIAHASEQRMIELRGNTIGMVPQDPMSNLNPVWKIGYQVRETLRANGRPSGPDDIAKVLSEAGLPDAKRRANQYPHEFSGGMRQRALIAIGLSCQPRLLIADEPTSALDVTVQRQILDHLDTMTTELGTSVLLITHDLGLAAERADKVVVMYQGRVVEAGPSLELLRNPQHPYTKRLVESAPSLASRRIQAAREQGVETTDLLAPAAATAAADNVLQIQDLRKVYKLRQGLGKATDFAAVDGVSFDVQRGTTTAIVGESGSGKSTVARMMLQLEKPTDGKILFDGLDTSLLKTRELFKFRRRVQPIFQDPYGSLDPMYNIFRTIEEPLRVHKIGDQASREKKVRELLDQVALPQSAVQRYPNELSGGQRQRVAIARALALDPEVIICDEAVSALDVLVQAQVLNLLADLQANLGLTYLFITHDLAVVRQIADHVCVMEKGRLVETGSTDQVFESPQQEYTKALLNAIPGAKLMLPPEVA, encoded by the coding sequence ATGACAACTCCAGACGTCCGCATCGATGAAGCAGGCACCAAGGGCACCACGCCGTTGCTGGAAATCCGGGACCTCGCCATCACGTTCAAGAGCAGTGGCGGCGAAGTCCATGCAGTCCGCGATGCGCACCTGACCATCATGCCCGGTGAAACCGTCGCTATCGTGGGCGAGTCGGGTTCCGGCAAATCCACCACCGCGCTGGCCGCCATCGGCCTGCTTCCCAACAACGGCCGGGTTTCCGGCGGCCAGATCCTGCTCGACGGAGAGGACATTGCCCACGCCAGCGAGCAGCGCATGATCGAGCTGCGCGGCAACACCATCGGCATGGTCCCGCAGGACCCCATGTCCAACCTGAACCCGGTCTGGAAGATCGGTTACCAGGTACGGGAAACCCTCCGCGCCAACGGGCGGCCCAGCGGGCCGGATGACATCGCCAAGGTGCTGTCCGAGGCTGGCCTGCCGGACGCCAAACGGCGTGCCAACCAGTACCCGCACGAGTTTTCGGGCGGTATGCGCCAGCGTGCCCTGATCGCCATCGGGCTCTCATGCCAGCCTCGGCTGCTCATCGCCGATGAGCCGACGTCGGCCCTGGACGTGACGGTGCAGCGGCAGATCCTGGACCACCTGGACACCATGACCACCGAACTGGGCACGTCCGTACTCCTCATCACCCACGACCTGGGGTTGGCGGCAGAACGGGCCGACAAGGTTGTCGTGATGTACCAGGGCCGGGTGGTGGAGGCAGGACCCTCGCTGGAACTGCTCCGCAACCCGCAGCACCCGTACACAAAGAGGCTCGTTGAGTCTGCCCCGTCCCTGGCCAGCCGCCGCATCCAGGCAGCCAGGGAACAGGGTGTGGAGACGACGGACCTGCTGGCCCCCGCTGCCGCGACGGCCGCCGCGGACAACGTCCTGCAGATCCAGGACCTGCGGAAGGTGTACAAGCTCCGCCAGGGCCTGGGGAAGGCAACGGACTTCGCAGCGGTGGACGGCGTGAGCTTCGACGTCCAGCGGGGAACCACGACGGCGATCGTCGGGGAGTCAGGTTCGGGCAAGTCCACGGTGGCCAGGATGATGCTCCAGCTGGAAAAGCCAACCGACGGCAAAATATTGTTCGACGGCTTGGACACCTCCCTGCTCAAAACCCGGGAGCTGTTCAAGTTCCGGCGCCGCGTGCAGCCGATTTTCCAGGACCCGTATGGCTCCCTGGACCCGATGTACAACATCTTCCGCACCATTGAAGAGCCGTTGCGGGTGCACAAGATCGGCGACCAGGCCAGCCGGGAGAAGAAGGTCCGGGAGTTGCTGGACCAGGTGGCGTTGCCACAGTCCGCCGTGCAGCGGTACCCGAACGAGCTCTCCGGGGGGCAGCGCCAGCGGGTTGCCATTGCCCGTGCGCTGGCCCTGGACCCCGAGGTCATCATCTGTGATGAAGCGGTGTCCGCGCTGGACGTGCTGGTGCAGGCGCAGGTCCTGAACCTGCTGGCAGACCTGCAGGCCAACCTCGGACTGACCTACCTGTTCATCACCCACGACCTTGCCGTCGTCCGGCAGATTGCGGACCACGTGTGTGTCATGGAGAAGGGGCGGCTGGTGGAGACCGGTTCCACCGACCAGGTCTTCGAATCGCCGCAGCAGGAGTACACGAAGGCACTGCTCAACGCCATCCCCGGGGCCAAGCTGATGCTTCCGCCCGAAGTGGCGTAG
- a CDS encoding peptide ABC transporter substrate-binding protein, with the protein MRFTRTSKALGIVAIAALALTGCGAGGGTTDGASDSAGDPNKVITAYSNEPQNPLLPANTNEVYGGRVVELLFEGLRTYDAQGKPVNALAESIESADAQNWTIKVKQGQKFTNGEEITAKTFVDSWNYAANSKNLQNNGFFFESIAGYEEVSAVTTEKAADGKTTTTPAPTAETMSGLAATDDSTITVKLAQPEADWSLRLGYSAFFPLPSAALADPKAFGENPVGNGPYKLEKEGAWIHDQSISLVKNPDYTGPREAKNGGVTFKFYTDPGPAYTDLQSDNLDVTDVLPSNALKTYVSDFPDRNATKPVATNSTLNIPPYNPNFQGEAGKLRRQALSYAINREEIAKVIFNGTRTPAKAFVPPVIEGFEEGIEGSEILTFDADKAKDLWAQAEKIQPYDDSKPLQIASNTDGGNKEWIDAVANGFKNNLGIQAEIQPFAKFAEVLNLRKSQELPGLTRAGWQGDYPSLYNFLGPVWATNASSNYEKYSNPEFDKLLQEGLAANTSEEANEKFNQAQEILFEDLPGLPLWDQARPIVWSNNVVKAETGWNGGVRYFDITAK; encoded by the coding sequence ATGCGTTTCACGCGCACTTCCAAAGCACTGGGCATCGTGGCAATCGCTGCACTTGCCCTGACCGGGTGCGGCGCTGGAGGCGGCACCACTGATGGGGCCAGCGACTCAGCCGGCGATCCGAACAAGGTCATCACCGCCTACAGCAACGAACCACAGAACCCGTTGCTGCCGGCCAACACCAACGAAGTTTACGGCGGCCGCGTTGTAGAACTCCTCTTTGAAGGCCTGCGGACGTACGACGCGCAGGGTAAGCCGGTCAACGCACTGGCTGAATCGATCGAATCTGCGGATGCGCAGAACTGGACCATCAAGGTCAAGCAGGGCCAGAAGTTCACCAACGGCGAGGAAATCACCGCCAAGACGTTTGTGGATTCCTGGAATTACGCAGCCAACTCCAAGAACCTGCAGAACAACGGATTCTTCTTCGAGTCAATCGCCGGGTATGAAGAGGTCTCTGCGGTAACCACCGAGAAGGCTGCCGACGGCAAGACCACCACCACCCCTGCACCCACGGCCGAAACCATGTCCGGCCTGGCAGCAACAGATGATTCCACCATCACGGTGAAGCTTGCCCAGCCTGAGGCTGACTGGTCGCTCCGCCTTGGGTACTCCGCCTTCTTCCCGCTTCCTTCCGCTGCCTTGGCAGACCCGAAGGCATTTGGCGAAAACCCTGTGGGCAACGGCCCGTACAAGCTCGAAAAAGAAGGCGCCTGGATCCACGACCAGTCCATCTCGCTGGTCAAGAACCCCGACTACACGGGTCCCCGCGAGGCTAAGAACGGCGGCGTGACCTTCAAGTTCTACACCGATCCGGGCCCGGCCTACACCGACCTGCAGTCCGACAACCTGGATGTCACCGACGTTCTTCCGTCCAACGCATTGAAGACCTACGTCTCCGACTTCCCGGACCGCAACGCCACCAAGCCGGTCGCCACCAACTCCACGCTGAACATCCCGCCGTACAACCCGAACTTCCAGGGTGAAGCCGGCAAGCTCCGCCGCCAGGCCCTCTCCTACGCCATCAACCGCGAGGAAATCGCCAAGGTCATCTTCAACGGCACCCGCACCCCCGCCAAGGCATTCGTTCCGCCGGTCATCGAGGGTTTCGAGGAAGGCATCGAGGGCAGCGAAATCCTCACGTTTGACGCCGACAAGGCCAAGGACCTGTGGGCACAGGCTGAAAAGATCCAGCCGTACGACGACTCCAAGCCGCTCCAGATTGCCTCCAACACCGATGGCGGCAACAAGGAATGGATCGACGCCGTAGCCAACGGCTTCAAGAACAACCTCGGCATCCAGGCGGAAATCCAGCCCTTTGCCAAGTTCGCTGAAGTCCTGAACCTGCGCAAATCCCAGGAGCTCCCGGGTCTTACCCGCGCCGGCTGGCAGGGTGACTACCCGTCGCTGTACAACTTCCTGGGACCGGTCTGGGCTACCAACGCCTCCTCCAATTACGAGAAGTACTCGAACCCCGAGTTCGACAAGCTCCTCCAGGAAGGCCTTGCCGCCAATACCAGCGAAGAAGCCAACGAGAAGTTCAACCAGGCACAGGAGATCCTCTTCGAGGACCTTCCCGGTCTGCCGCTCTGGGATCAGGCCCGTCCGATCGTGTGGAGCAATAACGTTGTGAAGGCCGAAACCGGCTGGAACGGCGGCGTCCGCTACTTCGACATCACGGCAAAGTAG
- a CDS encoding helix-turn-helix domain-containing protein — MTEWIDYPHANCCPCHTTRKIAYSIEEAAARVGVSSRTLREQIADSYLIARYVGTKALIAHEDLVTWLNSLPSEPKRK, encoded by the coding sequence ATGACTGAATGGATAGACTACCCGCACGCAAACTGCTGCCCGTGCCACACGACACGAAAGATTGCCTACAGCATCGAGGAAGCCGCAGCCAGAGTCGGAGTCAGTAGCCGTACGCTACGGGAACAGATAGCCGACAGCTACCTCATAGCACGGTACGTGGGGACGAAAGCCCTCATAGCGCACGAGGACCTGGTTACGTGGCTGAACAGCCTTCCGTCAGAGCCCAAGAGGAAATAG
- a CDS encoding ABC transporter permease, with product MTSNNSHFVAPIDETPLLATDAVKTDQAPLSLWADAWRKLRRRPLFIISALLILALTVVALFPGLFTSVPPNAGCELANSEGGPTAGHPFGFTFQGCDIYSRVIHGTQASLSVGLLSVLCVLVIGVTVGALAGYYGGWIDAVLARLGDIFFALPLILGALVITQLPLFRENRSVWTVVFVISLLAWPQMARITRGAVIEVRNADFVTAARALGVSKFGALLRHVLPNALAPIIVLATLELGVFIVAEATLSFLGIGLPQSIMSWGNDIGAAAQSSVRTKPEILLYPAAALSITVLSFIMLGDAVRDALDPKSRQR from the coding sequence ATGACCAGTAACAACAGCCACTTCGTGGCGCCCATCGACGAAACCCCGCTGCTGGCAACGGACGCCGTCAAGACTGACCAGGCACCGCTCAGCCTCTGGGCAGACGCCTGGCGAAAGCTCCGCCGTCGTCCGCTGTTCATCATCTCGGCGCTTCTCATCCTTGCCCTGACCGTAGTGGCGCTGTTCCCGGGCCTCTTTACCTCGGTGCCCCCCAACGCAGGCTGCGAACTGGCCAACTCGGAAGGCGGACCCACCGCCGGACACCCGTTCGGCTTCACGTTCCAGGGCTGCGACATTTACTCGAGGGTCATCCACGGCACGCAGGCATCGCTGTCCGTGGGCCTGCTCTCTGTGCTGTGCGTGCTGGTCATTGGCGTGACCGTTGGCGCCCTCGCCGGGTACTACGGCGGCTGGATCGATGCAGTACTCGCCCGCCTGGGCGACATCTTCTTCGCGCTGCCGCTGATCCTCGGTGCGCTGGTGATCACGCAGCTGCCCCTGTTCCGCGAGAACAGGAGCGTATGGACCGTGGTGTTCGTCATCTCGCTCCTGGCCTGGCCGCAGATGGCGCGCATTACCCGCGGCGCCGTCATCGAAGTGCGCAACGCGGACTTCGTCACGGCCGCCCGTGCGCTGGGAGTCTCCAAATTCGGGGCGCTGCTGCGCCACGTCCTGCCGAACGCCCTCGCCCCGATCATCGTGCTGGCCACCCTGGAACTGGGTGTCTTCATCGTGGCCGAGGCAACCCTGTCCTTCCTGGGAATCGGACTGCCGCAGAGCATCATGTCCTGGGGCAATGACATTGGGGCTGCGGCCCAGTCTTCTGTGCGGACCAAGCCGGAAATTCTTCTGTATCCGGCTGCTGCACTGTCCATCACGGTGCTGAGCTTCATCATGCTGGGTGACGCCGTCCGTGACGCCCTAGATCCGAAGAGCCGCCAGCGATGA
- a CDS encoding ABC transporter family substrate-binding protein, with the protein MPVRRLMQYITAAVAAALVLSGCSGGGSAPVVVGETKRGGIATVAEVNAFSSFNPYSADGNTDINSKVGYITHSGFYYLDDNAAVLRNDNFGRFEKVSDEPLKVKYTVNEGVKWSDGEAIDAGDLLLSWAAGSGYFDDADPLAGTGTKYFSVASDTSGLAGTNLPEVGSDGRSITLEYATPYADWEVAFDVGLPAHVIAAKSGLNDEEDLVDLIQDSPRGDPAKPVANAELKRVADFWNSGFDTKTLPDDPALYLSSGPYIVRDIVPEVSMRLVRNRDYVWGAEPWLDEINIRFTGALPAAVDALRSGQADIISPQPSAGTEDVFAGLAEQGNTIERYNQSGYDHLDLNFAGPFAEEDVREAFLKTVPRQAIVDAVVGDLLPDAKPLDSHVFLPAQPRYADTAKNNGSADFAEVDIEGAKALLNGDTPAVRILYNRDNPNRATAFALIRDSAALAGFRVVDGGQGSADWAKSLGGEGHDAALLGWIGTGAGVSRVPQIFRTGAGSNFNGFSDGDADKAMEQLAGTTDLGKQDELLAEIDKQIWENAYGLPLYQTLGTTAFGPRIAGVKSSSGPLGVWWNVWDWRLA; encoded by the coding sequence ATGCCGGTCAGGCGTCTGATGCAGTACATTACCGCGGCGGTGGCGGCTGCGCTGGTTCTTTCAGGCTGCTCCGGCGGCGGCAGTGCGCCCGTGGTGGTGGGGGAAACCAAACGGGGCGGCATTGCCACCGTCGCCGAGGTTAACGCGTTCTCCTCCTTCAACCCCTACAGCGCCGACGGCAACACCGACATCAATTCCAAAGTCGGTTACATCACCCATTCCGGGTTCTACTACCTGGATGACAACGCCGCCGTCCTGCGCAATGACAACTTTGGGCGGTTCGAGAAAGTTTCCGACGAACCGTTGAAGGTGAAGTACACCGTCAACGAAGGCGTCAAATGGTCCGACGGCGAAGCAATCGACGCAGGAGACCTCCTCTTGAGCTGGGCTGCCGGGTCAGGATACTTCGACGACGCCGACCCCCTTGCCGGAACAGGGACCAAGTACTTCTCCGTGGCCTCGGACACCAGCGGCCTGGCAGGGACCAACCTCCCGGAGGTCGGAAGCGACGGACGTTCGATCACCCTCGAGTACGCCACACCCTACGCCGACTGGGAAGTTGCGTTCGACGTCGGCCTGCCGGCGCACGTTATTGCAGCAAAGAGCGGCTTGAACGACGAAGAAGACCTGGTTGACCTGATCCAGGACTCACCCCGCGGTGACCCCGCGAAGCCCGTGGCCAACGCGGAGCTGAAGAGGGTCGCTGATTTCTGGAACTCCGGCTTTGACACCAAAACCCTTCCCGATGATCCCGCGCTGTACCTCTCCAGCGGCCCCTACATCGTGCGGGACATCGTTCCGGAGGTTTCCATGAGGCTCGTGCGGAACCGTGACTATGTCTGGGGAGCGGAGCCGTGGCTCGATGAGATCAACATCCGCTTCACCGGGGCACTGCCCGCAGCGGTTGACGCGCTGCGGAGCGGGCAGGCGGACATCATCTCGCCCCAACCCTCCGCCGGCACCGAGGATGTTTTCGCAGGCCTGGCTGAGCAGGGCAACACTATCGAGCGGTACAACCAGTCCGGCTACGATCACCTTGACCTTAATTTTGCCGGGCCTTTTGCGGAGGAAGACGTCCGTGAGGCCTTCCTCAAGACGGTTCCACGCCAGGCCATTGTCGACGCCGTCGTGGGGGATCTGCTTCCGGACGCCAAACCGCTGGATTCCCACGTCTTCCTGCCGGCGCAGCCCAGGTATGCGGACACGGCGAAAAACAACGGGTCTGCGGATTTCGCTGAAGTGGACATTGAGGGAGCCAAGGCGCTCCTGAACGGTGACACTCCCGCGGTCCGGATTCTCTACAACAGGGACAACCCCAACCGTGCCACAGCCTTCGCATTGATCCGGGACTCGGCGGCGCTGGCGGGGTTCCGCGTAGTCGACGGCGGGCAGGGCAGTGCGGACTGGGCAAAGTCCCTGGGCGGGGAAGGCCATGACGCTGCGCTGCTGGGCTGGATCGGGACAGGCGCCGGAGTCAGCAGGGTTCCCCAGATCTTCCGTACCGGTGCCGGCAGCAACTTCAACGGTTTCTCCGACGGCGACGCGGACAAGGCCATGGAACAACTGGCGGGAACCACCGACCTCGGCAAACAGGACGAGCTTCTCGCCGAAATCGACAAACAGATTTGGGAGAACGCCTACGGGCTTCCGCTGTACCAGACCCTCGGGACCACAGCCTTCGGGCCCCGGATCGCGGGAGTGAAATCGAGTTCCGGGCCACTCGGGGTTTGGTGGAACGTATGGGATTGGCGCCTGGCCTAG
- a CDS encoding SGNH/GDSL hydrolase family protein gives MAFIGLKKLNQVCGTNAGGQPLARRCRHTRWINAGQCPMIAVDEQRETRDISMRPAPALIRIAALGVAAGMVLATPGQPLQVNPPDTGTHAPIILAGEVDGPPKLLRSVRAGGQPAAARYSSHLDLAQVVGGMAIPLPGSVYRNPISGRNEVVVPNVSRTAVLIGDSQSEPANGWPRQALAALGYNVHFAGLGGTGFVRANGRVGNYIDALELGHWLLPVGTPGLVVVQGGGNDAGSGATDAQITANANRLLQELKSRYPTTRIVMVGTLGRGAGNGGGRRSQVDALLATIAAKQGITFISVGDWLTKHNLTHRLADTVHMDADGRKALGILLERRLREINVPDLKASTASSLARTGEDKTMD, from the coding sequence GTGGCATTTATTGGCCTAAAAAAGCTCAACCAAGTTTGCGGTACCAATGCGGGCGGGCAGCCCCTGGCACGTCGCTGCCGTCACACTCGCTGGATAAATGCCGGGCAATGCCCCATGATTGCTGTTGATGAGCAGCGAGAAACCCGAGATATCAGCATGCGTCCTGCACCTGCTCTGATACGGATTGCGGCTTTGGGGGTCGCGGCCGGAATGGTCCTTGCCACTCCAGGCCAACCGCTGCAGGTAAACCCGCCGGATACCGGCACCCATGCCCCCATAATCCTTGCCGGCGAAGTCGATGGTCCGCCCAAACTGCTCAGGTCGGTCCGGGCTGGAGGTCAACCCGCAGCTGCACGGTATTCGTCACATCTGGACTTGGCTCAGGTCGTCGGGGGGATGGCCATCCCACTACCGGGATCTGTCTACCGGAATCCGATCTCCGGCCGCAACGAAGTGGTTGTACCCAACGTCAGCAGGACTGCCGTCCTGATTGGTGACTCGCAGTCAGAGCCCGCAAACGGATGGCCAAGGCAGGCGCTTGCAGCCTTGGGGTATAACGTTCATTTTGCCGGCCTGGGGGGTACGGGTTTCGTCAGAGCGAACGGCAGGGTGGGCAACTACATCGATGCCCTGGAGCTCGGCCACTGGCTGCTTCCAGTGGGCACTCCCGGCTTGGTGGTGGTGCAGGGCGGCGGGAACGACGCCGGCAGCGGTGCCACGGATGCCCAAATCACTGCAAATGCAAACCGGCTTCTTCAGGAGTTGAAATCGAGGTATCCCACCACCCGAATCGTCATGGTTGGGACACTCGGGCGCGGCGCAGGAAACGGTGGCGGCCGGCGGAGCCAAGTGGATGCGCTGCTGGCGACCATTGCAGCGAAGCAGGGCATCACCTTCATCAGCGTCGGCGACTGGTTGACCAAGCACAACCTGACCCACCGCCTCGCGGATACCGTTCATATGGATGCCGACGGGCGCAAAGCCCTGGGCATCCTGCTGGAGCGTCGCCTCCGCGAAATTAACGTTCCTGATCTTAAGGCCAGCACCGCCAGTTCCTTGGCCCGAACCGGGGAGGACAAGACGATGGACTGA